Genomic DNA from Oryzomonas sagensis:
CAAAGATCATGTGGGCGCTCTTGGCCTTGTTGATGATGAGGGAATTGCTCTCTTCGATCTTGAAGGCACCGATGGCGTCCATCAGGGCCGCTGAAAGACTGGTGAGCTTGTTGGCTTCGGCGGTGATGTCCCGCGATTCGTTGGAGGTCGCGTGGGCGATCTCGGTGACATTCATGATATTGTGGGACACCTCGGTGGTGGTTGCGGTTTGCTCTTCGGCGGCCGTGGCGATCTGATTGACCTGTTGGGTTACCACATCGATGCGCTGGAGGATGTGCTGCAACGCCTCTCCCGATTGGGCCGCGCCCTTGCTGCCCCGCTCCACCTCGGCCACCCCCTCTTCCATGGCCGCCACCGCCGACGTGGTCTCCTCCTGGATGGACTTGATCATCTCGCCGATCTCGCGGGTCGCCCGGGTGGTCCGTTCGGCCAGAGCCCTGACCTCGTCGGCGACCACGGCAAAGCCGCGCCCCTGTTCCCCGGCCCGGGCGGCCTCGATGGCCGCGTTCAGCGCCAACAGGTTCGTCTGGTCGGCGATGTCCTCGATGGTGCCGATGATCTCGCCGATCTGGTTGGAGCGGCGTCCCAACTCCTCGACGATCTGTGCCGAGCCCTTGACCCGTTCGGCGATCCGCGCCATTCCCGTTACCGTCCCATCCACCACATCGGCCCCCGCGACAGCCACCTCGCTGGCGCCTTGGCCTTCCTGCGCCGCATCGTTGCAGTTGCGGGCTATGTCGGACGACGTCGCCGCCATCTCCTCGCTGGCGGTGGCGATGGTTGTGGACTGGCTGGCGAGGGTCTCGGAGTTCCGCGCCAGGCCGTCGGCCAGCTTGTGGACGCGGTTGGCGGCGACCGATACCTGGATGCTGCTCACCGAGACCTTGCCGATCGTATCGGCCAGTTTCTGGGCCATATCGTCCACTTCGCGCGCCAGTACGCCCATTTCATCGTGGGAATCGAGGCCCGAGCGGGCCTTCAGGTCCCCGGAGGCGACGGTGGAAAGCACCTGGATAACCCTGGCCAGCGGCCGGGTGATGGAGCGGAAGATCGTGAAGCCGAACAGGAGCGCAACGGCGATGCACAGGAGGCTCATGACGGCCATGCCCCCCTCGATCTTCCTGGCGCGCTCCGTGTCGGCATTGGTCATCTCCCGTGCCGCCTTCACCTCGGTCTCGACGATCTTGGCAATCGCAGCGGCCGGTTTTTCATAG
This window encodes:
- a CDS encoding methyl-accepting chemotaxis protein encodes the protein MKWSDLKVKTKLVFLTIVTCVAVAVVAGLGLYGIRDTSGGIVEANEGLNQVAVADSLVKNFLTIRLDLVYMLSLTDTHQLEDKRADMLKQVGAIREGIKKLGETKMPDQEKDLLKQFGDGFEAYLLQGEKLAKQAIESAANGGKGHEAVVDFAVTSTAPLYEKPAAAIAKIVETEVKAAREMTNADTERARKIEGGMAVMSLLCIAVALLFGFTIFRSITRPLARVIQVLSTVASGDLKARSGLDSHDEMGVLAREVDDMAQKLADTIGKVSVSSIQVSVAANRVHKLADGLARNSETLASQSTTIATASEEMAATSSDIARNCNDAAQEGQGASEVAVAGADVVDGTVTGMARIAERVKGSAQIVEELGRRSNQIGEIIGTIEDIADQTNLLALNAAIEAARAGEQGRGFAVVADEVRALAERTTRATREIGEMIKSIQEETTSAVAAMEEGVAEVERGSKGAAQSGEALQHILQRIDVVTQQVNQIATAAEEQTATTTEVSHNIMNVTEIAHATSNESRDITAEANKLTSLSAALMDAIGAFKIEESNSLIINKAKSAHMIFVGKIRAHLDGAAKTDPSTLPDHHGCAFGTWYDTTGSEHCGHLPTFKSIVQPHARVHELGRAAVMAHNAGDRDKAAELCQEMVDNSTVLLDILGELEKTCA